From Hymenobacter sedentarius, a single genomic window includes:
- a CDS encoding nitrilase-related carbon-nitrogen hydrolase: protein MSRIIKSGLIQMSLPMTEGEGTIEEIKEAMVQKHIPLIEEAGRQGVQILCLQEIFNTPYFCPGQDKAWYASAEAVPGPTTERMAEYAKKYNMVMIVPVYEREAAGFLYNTAAVIDADGTYLGKYRKNHIPHTSGFWEKFFFKPGNMGYPVFQTKYAKVGVYICYDRHFPDGARVLGLNGAEIVYNPSATVAGLSQYLWKLEQPAHAAANGYFMGCINRVGTEKPWNLGKFYGTSYFVDPRGQIIAQASEDNDELLVSEFDLDMIDEVRNTWQFFRDRRPETYEKLVEL from the coding sequence ATGTCCAGAATTATCAAATCCGGCCTGATTCAGATGAGCCTGCCGATGACCGAAGGCGAAGGCACCATTGAAGAAATCAAGGAGGCCATGGTGCAGAAGCACATTCCGCTGATTGAGGAAGCCGGCCGTCAGGGCGTGCAAATCCTGTGCTTGCAGGAAATCTTCAATACCCCGTATTTCTGTCCCGGCCAGGACAAAGCCTGGTACGCCTCGGCCGAAGCCGTGCCCGGCCCGACTACGGAGCGCATGGCCGAGTACGCCAAGAAGTACAACATGGTGATGATTGTGCCCGTGTACGAGCGCGAAGCCGCTGGCTTCCTCTACAACACGGCCGCCGTAATTGACGCCGACGGCACCTACCTCGGCAAGTACCGCAAAAACCACATTCCCCATACCTCCGGCTTCTGGGAGAAATTCTTCTTCAAGCCCGGCAACATGGGCTACCCCGTGTTCCAGACCAAGTACGCCAAAGTAGGCGTGTACATCTGCTACGACCGCCACTTCCCCGACGGCGCCCGCGTGCTCGGCCTCAACGGTGCCGAAATCGTGTACAACCCCTCGGCCACCGTAGCCGGCCTCTCGCAGTACCTCTGGAAACTGGAGCAGCCCGCGCACGCCGCCGCCAACGGCTATTTCATGGGCTGCATCAACCGCGTCGGCACCGAGAAGCCCTGGAACCTGGGCAAGTTCTACGGCACCAGCTACTTTGTGGACCCGCGCGGCCAAATCATTGCCCAGGCCAGCGAAGACAACGACGAGCTGCTGGTGAGCGAGTTCGATTTGGACATGATTGACGAGGTGCGCAACACTTGGCAGTTCTTCCGCGACCGTCGCCCGGAGACCTACGAGAAGCTGGTGGAGCTGTAG